One genomic segment of Mycolicibacterium neworleansense includes these proteins:
- a CDS encoding MmcQ/YjbR family DNA-binding protein, producing the protein MLDADDVRSIALSFPETTEKERWGHPTFDVAGKMFVTVPDDETSFAVRCPRFDREELIAAEPHKFWVPQHEAASAWVRVRLTELEDRQELRDILLDSWRQAAPTRLTE; encoded by the coding sequence GTGCTCGACGCTGACGACGTGCGCAGCATCGCACTCTCCTTCCCCGAGACCACCGAGAAGGAACGCTGGGGCCATCCCACCTTCGACGTGGCGGGCAAGATGTTCGTCACCGTACCCGACGACGAGACCTCATTTGCGGTGCGCTGCCCCCGGTTTGACCGTGAGGAATTGATCGCCGCCGAACCGCACAAATTCTGGGTTCCACAACACGAGGCCGCCTCGGCCTGGGTGCGGGTCCGGTTGACCGAACTGGAGGATCGGCAAGAGCTCCGCGATATTCTGCTCGACTCCTGGCGGCAAGCGGCGCCGACCCGGCTGACCGAGTAG
- a CDS encoding TauD/TfdA dioxygenase family protein yields the protein MAVTTTPISEDIGVEVAGYSSADFLAPHAAQDCQQLLDRYGVVVYREAHITDADLVTFSRRLGEVVVAGAGGHPEFPEISPVTLDPTKSALAGLRRSTIFWHTDGLTDQIPQKATLLTAREIADQGGDTEFANTYAAFNALPADRRAELEGYRVVHSVAASQLLLNPHPSPEQRAKWDKAPSREHPLVWRRRDGRKSLLIGATAGQIVGMADEQSRAVLDEILDWATQPRFVLHHSWRVGDLVIWDNTGMLHRAIPYEPTSRRLMHRTTLGGEEAIA from the coding sequence ATGGCCGTGACGACAACCCCGATCTCGGAGGACATCGGCGTGGAAGTGGCCGGGTACAGCAGCGCCGACTTCCTCGCACCGCACGCTGCGCAGGACTGCCAGCAGCTGCTCGACCGCTACGGCGTCGTCGTCTACCGCGAAGCGCACATCACCGATGCGGACCTGGTGACGTTCTCCCGCCGGCTCGGCGAGGTCGTCGTCGCCGGGGCCGGCGGGCACCCGGAATTCCCCGAAATCTCGCCGGTCACCCTGGACCCGACGAAGAGCGCGCTGGCCGGGTTGCGGCGCAGCACCATCTTCTGGCACACCGACGGCCTCACCGATCAGATTCCACAGAAGGCGACCCTGCTGACCGCACGGGAGATCGCCGACCAAGGTGGTGACACCGAATTCGCCAACACCTACGCGGCTTTCAATGCTCTGCCCGCCGACAGGCGTGCCGAATTGGAGGGCTACCGGGTTGTCCACAGCGTGGCCGCATCGCAGCTGCTCCTCAACCCACACCCCAGTCCGGAGCAGCGAGCCAAATGGGACAAAGCCCCTTCCCGCGAGCATCCCCTGGTGTGGCGGCGCCGTGACGGACGCAAGTCCCTGCTGATCGGGGCGACGGCCGGACAGATTGTTGGCATGGCCGACGAGCAGAGCCGTGCGGTGCTCGACGAGATTCTGGACTGGGCCACCCAACCCCGTTTCGTCCTGCATCACAGCTGGCGGGTAGGGGACCTGGTGATCTGGGACAACACCGGCATGCTTCACCGGGCTATCCCGTACGAGCCGACATCGCGGCGCCTGATGCATCGCACCACGCTGGGCGGCGAGGAAGCCATCGCATGA
- a CDS encoding amidase, with product MDFDEYRAHDATSLAKLVADKQVSAAELLAVARERAAAVNPTINAIVRDVPASPSDDLTGPFAGVPFLIKDLAQDYAGLPTSAGSRAQMSLIAPEHATVVQRWLDAGLVIFGKTNTPEFGAKGITEPDAWGPTRNPWDLSRSPGGSSGGSAAAVAAGIVPCAGANDGGGSIRIPAGSCGLVGLKPGRGLTPSGPATAESMHGAAVQGVVSRTVRDTAGMLDVLSGGESWGPYVPGVPAEPFASCVGADPGKLRIGLRVPTAINPAPHREAFAAVEATAAVLTELGHHVEELPQAPFDDAALARDFLLTWFVYSAWELAEAKRLTGAGDDGFERDTLIMAAIGRATSSVDYLDAVQRRHEHTRRLSTYFESYDLLLTPTLATLPPRIGEFDLPVMLQHAADALIKTRTASMLRYTKIVDDMVDKNLGWVPYTQLANITGRPAISLPLHWTAEGLPLGVQFVAPLAGEALLLKLGSQLEQAMPWADRVAAV from the coding sequence ATGGACTTCGACGAGTACCGTGCTCATGACGCTACCTCCTTGGCGAAACTGGTTGCTGACAAGCAGGTTTCGGCGGCTGAGCTTCTCGCGGTTGCCCGGGAGCGGGCCGCGGCGGTCAACCCGACGATCAATGCCATCGTGCGCGACGTCCCGGCGTCGCCGTCGGACGATCTGACCGGTCCATTCGCCGGGGTCCCGTTCCTGATCAAGGATCTTGCGCAGGACTATGCGGGGTTGCCCACCTCGGCCGGTTCACGTGCGCAGATGTCGCTGATCGCCCCAGAGCACGCGACGGTCGTACAGCGCTGGCTCGACGCCGGCCTGGTCATTTTCGGCAAGACCAACACACCTGAGTTCGGGGCGAAGGGCATCACCGAGCCGGACGCCTGGGGGCCGACCCGCAACCCCTGGGATCTGTCCCGGTCGCCGGGTGGGAGCTCGGGTGGATCGGCGGCCGCCGTCGCGGCGGGCATCGTGCCCTGCGCCGGCGCCAACGACGGTGGCGGATCGATCCGCATTCCGGCGGGCAGTTGTGGACTCGTCGGGTTGAAGCCGGGTCGCGGGCTGACCCCGTCGGGCCCGGCGACCGCGGAATCCATGCACGGCGCGGCCGTGCAAGGGGTGGTCTCCCGGACGGTTCGTGACACGGCGGGGATGCTCGACGTCCTCAGCGGCGGCGAATCCTGGGGGCCGTACGTGCCCGGCGTGCCCGCTGAGCCGTTCGCGTCCTGTGTGGGTGCAGATCCCGGGAAACTTCGGATCGGGCTGCGGGTTCCGACGGCGATCAACCCGGCGCCCCACCGCGAGGCGTTCGCCGCCGTCGAGGCCACAGCTGCCGTGCTGACAGAACTCGGCCACCATGTCGAGGAACTGCCCCAAGCGCCCTTCGACGACGCCGCGCTCGCTCGTGACTTCCTGTTGACCTGGTTCGTCTACAGCGCATGGGAACTCGCCGAGGCCAAGCGGCTCACCGGCGCGGGCGACGACGGTTTCGAACGTGACACGCTCATCATGGCGGCGATCGGCCGGGCTACGAGCAGTGTCGACTACCTGGACGCGGTGCAGCGGCGCCACGAACACACCCGGCGGCTCAGCACGTACTTCGAGTCCTACGACCTGCTGTTGACGCCCACCCTGGCCACCCTGCCTCCGCGGATCGGGGAGTTCGATCTGCCGGTGATGCTGCAGCACGCCGCGGACGCGCTGATCAAGACCCGAACCGCAAGCATGTTGCGCTACACCAAGATCGTCGACGACATGGTGGACAAGAACTTGGGCTGGGTGCCCTACACGCAGTTGGCGAACATCACCGGCCGCCCGGCGATCTCGCTACCGCTGCACTGGACGGCAGAGGGCCTGCCGCTCGGCGTGCAGTTCGTCGCACCGCTTGCCGGTGAGGCGCTGCTGCTGAAGTTGGGGTCGCAGCTCGAGCAGGCGATGCCGTGGGCCGATCGCGTTGCCGCGGTCTGA
- a CDS encoding SDR family NAD(P)-dependent oxidoreductase, translating into MSQIVDCTAPKVAVVTGGASGIGPAVGAHLARAGHAVALLDRQGPLVHSVAEALRAAGARAISIEVDVTDRETVHEAVAAVRSELGPIAIAVTSAGIDVGVPVPITQITPEQWNRLIAVNLTGTFNCIQAVVPDMQSAGWGRIVTISSSSALSGAPERAHYVASKGGVIALTKALAFELAPQGITVNTIPPSIVDTPMARAGVKVGTVPDLDILATMVPLRRNGTPDDIAAAAAFLCTDGASYITGQVIGVNGGMYI; encoded by the coding sequence ATGAGTCAGATCGTCGATTGCACTGCCCCGAAGGTCGCCGTCGTCACCGGAGGAGCCTCCGGCATCGGGCCCGCCGTCGGTGCTCACCTCGCCCGAGCCGGACACGCCGTGGCACTGCTTGACCGCCAAGGGCCACTGGTCCACAGCGTCGCCGAAGCACTACGGGCCGCCGGAGCCCGGGCGATCAGCATCGAAGTGGATGTCACCGATCGAGAGACCGTCCATGAAGCCGTCGCGGCGGTCCGAAGCGAACTCGGCCCCATTGCCATCGCGGTCACCAGCGCCGGCATCGATGTCGGTGTGCCAGTACCGATCACGCAGATCACGCCCGAACAATGGAACCGACTCATCGCCGTCAACCTCACCGGCACCTTCAACTGCATCCAAGCCGTCGTACCCGACATGCAATCCGCAGGCTGGGGCCGAATAGTCACCATCTCCTCATCGAGCGCCCTGTCTGGCGCCCCTGAGCGCGCGCACTACGTCGCTTCGAAGGGCGGCGTCATCGCACTCACCAAAGCCCTTGCCTTCGAGCTTGCACCCCAAGGCATTACGGTCAACACCATCCCGCCGTCCATCGTCGACACCCCCATGGCGCGTGCAGGTGTCAAGGTCGGCACCGTGCCCGACTTGGACATCCTGGCCACTATGGTTCCCCTGCGCCGCAACGGAACTCCCGACGACATCGCCGCCGCGGCGGCCTTCCTGTGTACAGACGGCGCGTCCTACATCACCGGCCAGGTCATCGGCGTCAACGGCGGCATGTACATCTAG
- a CDS encoding cytochrome P450, producing the protein MASGLDKVDIFTSEEVINDPYPYFDDLRSRCPVQAIAQPGVLAVTGYDEAVEVYRNHAAFSSCNAMGGPFPPFPVDPGIDDITDAIQSNREHWVFNEFMVTKDGPDHAAERSLLRRLMTPKRLKENEDQMAGIADACIDAFIDSGRLEVVCDYGKPFTTMVIADLLGVPDEDRDHFRKIFTGQHVAALGGDSPLPENPLEYMYETFGGYIEDRRREPREDVLTALATSAYPDGSLPDIEAVVRLATFLFGAGQDTSARLMASSLRFLAEDQDLQAVLRADRRQIPVFIEEVLRLESPTMSDFRMTQKTTTVGGVDIAAGTTIMLHPGASNRDPRKFPDPASFRLDRENLREHIAFGRGAHSCPGGPLARAEGRVTIERFLDRTASLTLCAEHHGPAGARQFRHDPTYIIRGLSDLHLEFVAA; encoded by the coding sequence ATGGCCAGTGGTCTGGACAAGGTGGACATCTTCACCAGCGAAGAGGTCATCAACGACCCTTATCCCTACTTCGACGATCTGCGGTCGCGTTGCCCGGTACAGGCGATCGCGCAGCCCGGCGTGCTGGCGGTCACCGGTTACGACGAGGCAGTCGAGGTGTACCGCAATCACGCTGCCTTCTCGTCGTGCAATGCGATGGGCGGCCCATTTCCGCCGTTCCCGGTGGACCCTGGCATTGACGACATCACCGATGCGATTCAGAGCAACCGTGAACATTGGGTGTTCAACGAGTTCATGGTGACCAAGGACGGGCCGGACCATGCGGCGGAACGCTCGCTACTACGCCGCCTAATGACCCCGAAGAGGTTGAAAGAGAACGAAGATCAGATGGCGGGTATCGCCGACGCCTGCATCGACGCCTTCATCGACTCCGGCCGACTCGAGGTGGTGTGCGACTACGGAAAGCCGTTCACCACCATGGTGATCGCCGATCTGCTGGGCGTACCCGATGAGGACCGCGATCATTTCCGCAAGATCTTCACCGGACAGCATGTGGCGGCGCTCGGCGGGGACTCTCCGCTGCCAGAGAACCCGCTCGAGTACATGTACGAAACGTTCGGCGGCTACATCGAAGACCGACGACGTGAGCCACGTGAGGACGTGCTGACCGCACTCGCCACATCGGCGTATCCGGATGGTTCCCTGCCTGACATCGAGGCGGTGGTGCGGTTGGCGACGTTCCTGTTCGGCGCTGGACAGGACACCTCGGCGCGATTGATGGCTTCATCTCTTCGCTTCTTGGCTGAAGATCAGGACCTGCAGGCGGTCCTTCGAGCCGATCGCCGGCAGATCCCGGTGTTCATCGAAGAGGTGCTTCGACTCGAGAGTCCCACGATGAGCGACTTCCGCATGACCCAGAAGACCACCACCGTCGGCGGCGTCGACATCGCGGCCGGGACCACGATCATGCTGCATCCGGGCGCATCCAATCGGGATCCGCGCAAGTTTCCGGACCCGGCGAGCTTCCGCCTTGACCGCGAAAACCTTCGTGAGCACATCGCTTTCGGTCGGGGTGCGCATTCCTGCCCGGGAGGCCCGCTGGCGCGGGCCGAAGGGAGAGTGACCATCGAACGTTTCCTGGACCGCACCGCCTCACTCACGCTCTGTGCGGAGCACCACGGCCCCGCAGGCGCCCGCCAGTTCCGGCACGACCCCACCTACATCATCCGTGGGCTCAGCGACCTGCATCTCGAATTCGTCGCGGCCTGA
- a CDS encoding crotonase/enoyl-CoA hydratase family protein, whose amino-acid sequence MEFTTIRHELDDGILTVVLDRPDNLNAFTVEMADELERTFVAVNDDDAVRAVIVTGEGRAFCAGMDLSSEGNVFGLDESKTPSLADMADLDDPELQRVRDTGGRVTLAIYACRKPVIAAVNGAAVGIGATMTLAMDARLMSTKARFGLVFGKLGITPEACSTWFLPRIVGMPTALDLVYRSDILTADAAREIGLAQAVYEPDALIAEARMLADAWTRDRSPVSVALMRQMLYRNAAEPHPVDAHRVDSLAMFYTSIGDGHDGVRAFLDKRPPQFTGQASEMPPFYEEWISGGDRPRSR is encoded by the coding sequence GTGGAGTTCACGACGATCCGGCACGAACTCGACGACGGGATCCTCACCGTCGTCCTCGACCGCCCGGACAACCTCAACGCCTTCACTGTCGAGATGGCCGACGAGCTCGAGCGGACCTTCGTGGCGGTCAACGACGACGACGCGGTTCGCGCGGTCATCGTGACCGGTGAGGGAAGGGCGTTCTGCGCCGGCATGGACCTGTCGAGCGAAGGCAACGTGTTCGGCCTGGACGAGTCGAAGACGCCGAGCCTGGCCGACATGGCCGACCTCGACGACCCCGAATTGCAACGGGTCCGGGATACCGGCGGCCGGGTCACACTGGCGATCTACGCCTGCCGCAAGCCTGTGATCGCCGCCGTCAACGGCGCCGCGGTGGGGATCGGCGCGACGATGACGCTGGCCATGGACGCTCGGCTCATGTCGACGAAGGCCCGCTTCGGCCTGGTCTTCGGGAAGCTCGGTATCACCCCGGAAGCGTGTTCCACCTGGTTCCTACCGCGGATCGTCGGTATGCCAACGGCTTTGGACCTGGTGTACCGGTCGGACATTCTCACCGCCGACGCCGCCCGCGAGATCGGCCTGGCCCAGGCCGTGTACGAGCCCGACGCACTGATCGCCGAGGCACGCATGCTGGCCGACGCGTGGACACGCGACCGCTCACCGGTGTCGGTGGCACTCATGCGGCAGATGCTCTACCGGAATGCCGCTGAGCCGCATCCGGTCGACGCACACCGGGTCGACTCCCTGGCGATGTTCTACACCAGCATCGGCGACGGCCACGACGGGGTGCGGGCCTTCCTCGACAAGCGGCCACCACAGTTCACCGGCCAGGCTTCCGAGATGCCGCCGTTCTATGAAGAGTGGATCTCCGGCGGCGATAGACCGCGGTCACGCTGA
- a CDS encoding TIGR03564 family F420-dependent LLM class oxidoreductase, which translates to MRIGLTGGGSTVESILRQARIAEEQGFSSLWYASNVASDPLTAMALAGRETSWIELGTAVLQTYPCHPLLQANRVTAAADAMGRPGLTLGLGASHATAVEGLYGLSYAHPGRNTEEYLTIITALLRGEQVDFTGHDWSAHTSAPAAPAAPVQVLLSALSPRMLRVAGAIADGTILWMASAKAIESHIVPRIATAATAAGRPSPRIVAGLPVAVHDDESAARSATAATAGIYGGMPNYQRIIETGGGSAPADLAIVGNEKSVRSQLQSLLDAGATDIWAQPVAVGVDRTQRSASRQRTIDLLRELLDHRS; encoded by the coding sequence ATGCGCATCGGACTGACCGGCGGCGGATCGACCGTGGAGTCGATCCTGCGCCAAGCCCGCATCGCCGAAGAACAAGGTTTCAGCTCACTGTGGTACGCCAGCAACGTTGCGTCAGATCCGTTGACCGCCATGGCACTTGCCGGCCGGGAAACCTCGTGGATCGAGCTGGGCACCGCCGTGCTGCAGACCTATCCGTGCCATCCGCTACTGCAGGCCAACCGTGTCACCGCGGCCGCTGATGCCATGGGCAGGCCCGGCCTCACTCTCGGGTTGGGAGCCTCGCACGCCACAGCCGTTGAAGGCCTCTACGGCTTGTCGTACGCCCATCCCGGCCGCAACACCGAGGAGTACCTCACCATCATCACCGCGCTGCTGCGCGGCGAGCAGGTTGACTTCACCGGCCACGACTGGAGCGCCCACACTTCCGCGCCCGCGGCGCCCGCGGCGCCAGTACAGGTGCTGCTCTCGGCGCTCTCGCCCCGGATGCTGAGGGTGGCCGGAGCGATCGCCGACGGAACGATCTTGTGGATGGCGTCTGCGAAAGCGATTGAAAGCCATATCGTTCCGCGCATTGCCACCGCTGCGACCGCCGCCGGCCGGCCGTCGCCCCGCATCGTGGCCGGCCTGCCGGTAGCGGTTCACGACGACGAATCCGCTGCCAGGTCCGCCACCGCCGCCACCGCCGGAATCTACGGCGGAATGCCCAATTACCAACGCATCATCGAAACCGGCGGCGGCAGTGCACCAGCTGACCTCGCGATCGTGGGCAACGAGAAGTCGGTGCGTTCCCAGTTGCAGAGCTTGCTCGATGCCGGTGCCACCGACATCTGGGCCCAGCCCGTCGCGGTGGGTGTTGACCGGACCCAACGTAGTGCGTCTCGGCAGCGCACCATCGACCTGCTCCGAGAACTGCTCGATCATCGATCATGA
- a CDS encoding carboxymuconolactone decarboxylase family protein produces MARINPIPPQEFSGEFRAAMAGLRPPNPRHQPMPTKDRPKALNTLGTLAHHPDLARAYFTFNGHLLLGTTLTERQREIVVMRVAAVRKSSYEWYQHLFVARDAGLTDEEVGRIAYGPDSPLWSPLEAALIRSVDEMILDGGISTATWQVLATEFDTRQLLDLVFTAGGYDILARLFKSFELTMDDDIPDLMSRYHELYPAQGRCASD; encoded by the coding sequence ATGGCACGCATCAATCCAATACCACCCCAAGAGTTTTCGGGAGAATTCCGCGCGGCGATGGCAGGATTGCGTCCGCCGAACCCACGGCACCAACCCATGCCCACCAAAGACCGGCCCAAAGCGCTCAACACTCTGGGAACGCTCGCTCACCATCCCGACCTCGCACGTGCCTACTTCACCTTCAATGGCCATCTCCTGCTCGGCACGACCCTGACCGAACGGCAACGGGAGATCGTGGTGATGCGGGTGGCCGCGGTGCGCAAATCAAGCTACGAGTGGTACCAACACCTGTTCGTCGCGCGAGACGCGGGTCTGACCGACGAGGAAGTCGGCCGGATCGCCTACGGACCGGATTCCCCGTTATGGAGCCCGCTCGAGGCGGCCCTTATCCGCTCCGTCGACGAGATGATCCTCGACGGCGGAATCAGCACGGCCACATGGCAAGTGCTCGCCACGGAATTCGATACCCGCCAGTTGCTGGATCTGGTGTTCACCGCCGGCGGCTACGACATCCTGGCGCGTCTGTTCAAGTCGTTCGAGTTGACCATGGACGACGACATCCCCGATCTCATGAGCCGGTACCACGAGCTCTACCCGGCGCAGGGCCGATGCGCATCGGACTGA
- a CDS encoding TetR/AcrR family transcriptional regulator, whose translation MATPSKAGTRDTGTRDKLLDACAEIMLEEGYAAATSRRVAEKVGVQRAVVYYYFPTMDDLYLAVLRRGSQTTLDVQRRAFASKKPLHALWDLTVDPRGVQLIMEFMALGNHRKAIQAELAAGAQAFREAQVAALTFILREHQDDQPLPAEVVSVLIAAVGRLLVLESGLGITTGHDKTVALVNEYLDRYEAAPPSN comes from the coding sequence ATGGCGACACCGAGCAAGGCAGGCACGCGGGACACCGGCACCCGGGACAAGCTGCTCGACGCGTGCGCCGAGATCATGCTCGAGGAGGGTTATGCGGCCGCAACCTCCCGACGGGTCGCCGAGAAGGTCGGGGTGCAACGCGCGGTCGTCTACTACTACTTCCCCACCATGGACGACCTGTACCTGGCTGTGCTCAGACGCGGAAGCCAGACCACCTTGGACGTTCAGCGCCGGGCATTTGCCTCCAAGAAGCCGCTTCATGCGCTGTGGGACCTCACGGTCGACCCGCGAGGTGTCCAGCTGATCATGGAGTTCATGGCCCTGGGCAACCACCGCAAAGCGATTCAGGCCGAACTCGCCGCCGGCGCGCAGGCCTTCCGCGAAGCCCAGGTCGCCGCCCTCACTTTCATCTTGCGCGAACATCAAGACGACCAGCCGCTGCCGGCCGAAGTGGTCTCCGTGCTGATCGCAGCGGTCGGCCGCCTGCTGGTCCTTGAGTCCGGTCTCGGTATCACCACCGGACATGACAAGACCGTCGCGCTCGTCAACGAGTATCTCGACCGATACGAGGCCGCGCCGCCGAGTAACTAG
- a CDS encoding MFS transporter: MTQPAPADLQSAVSKFFRRVVPLLIIMLICNQLNRANIGYAQEYLEADVGIGAAAYGFGAGVFFVAYALFELPSNILMEKFGARIWLTRIMISWGLVSAAMMFVQSAEMFYVLRFLLGMAEAGFFPAVIYYMAKWLPDSHRGRATALFIAGSSIAAAISGPLSGPLLSLHGQGGLRGWQWLFLIEGMVSVLVGIVAYFMLNSKIRDARWLTRAEQDALIDAIDAEEAEKTKSSGVEGKGNRWKMLADPKLLLFCWIYFAIQLSIYANTFWLPSIVRRIDGLNDITVGLLSSLPWISAVIAMYLSSRLGDYNPSLRRPLLIFALLTAAAGTYLAAITSPLLALFFLCIAAMGFKSASPLFWSIPQSSMHPMVLAPAIAIINSLGNLGGFVAPFGFGLIKQATGTVTWGLYALAAASLIAAASVFLVRKRSVDVTDYFFPEKTSADKASH; encoded by the coding sequence ATCACGCAGCCCGCGCCCGCCGACCTGCAGTCGGCGGTGTCGAAATTCTTCCGCCGCGTTGTGCCGCTGCTGATCATCATGCTGATCTGCAACCAGCTCAACCGCGCCAATATCGGTTACGCACAGGAATACCTTGAGGCAGACGTCGGTATCGGTGCTGCCGCCTACGGTTTCGGCGCAGGCGTGTTCTTCGTGGCCTACGCGCTCTTCGAGCTTCCCAGCAACATCCTGATGGAGAAGTTCGGCGCCCGTATCTGGCTGACGCGCATCATGATCAGCTGGGGACTGGTGTCCGCCGCCATGATGTTCGTGCAAAGCGCCGAAATGTTCTACGTCCTGCGATTCCTGCTGGGCATGGCCGAGGCCGGCTTCTTCCCGGCGGTCATTTACTACATGGCCAAATGGCTGCCCGACAGCCATCGCGGACGGGCAACAGCGCTGTTCATCGCCGGCTCCTCCATCGCCGCGGCCATCTCAGGTCCACTGTCTGGGCCTCTCCTCTCACTGCACGGCCAGGGCGGTCTTCGCGGATGGCAGTGGCTGTTCCTGATCGAGGGGATGGTGTCCGTGCTCGTCGGCATCGTCGCGTACTTCATGCTCAACTCGAAGATCCGCGATGCCCGGTGGCTGACCCGCGCCGAACAGGACGCCCTCATCGACGCGATCGATGCCGAGGAAGCCGAAAAGACCAAGTCTTCCGGCGTCGAAGGCAAAGGCAACCGCTGGAAGATGCTGGCGGACCCCAAGCTGCTGCTGTTCTGCTGGATCTACTTCGCCATTCAGCTGTCCATCTACGCCAACACTTTCTGGCTGCCATCCATCGTCCGACGCATCGACGGCCTCAACGACATCACCGTCGGCCTGCTGTCGAGCCTGCCGTGGATCAGCGCAGTCATCGCGATGTACCTGTCCTCACGCCTCGGCGACTACAACCCCTCACTGCGTCGCCCCCTGCTGATCTTCGCTCTCCTCACCGCCGCCGCCGGCACCTACCTGGCGGCCATCACCTCGCCGTTGCTGGCGCTGTTCTTCCTGTGCATCGCGGCGATGGGCTTCAAGAGCGCCAGTCCGCTGTTCTGGTCGATCCCCCAATCCTCCATGCACCCAATGGTATTGGCGCCGGCGATCGCGATCATCAACTCGCTGGGCAATCTGGGCGGATTCGTCGCGCCGTTCGGTTTCGGCCTGATCAAACAAGCCACCGGTACGGTCACCTGGGGCCTGTATGCACTGGCCGCCGCAAGCCTGATCGCTGCCGCGTCCGTCTTTCTCGTGCGCAAGCGGTCGGTCGATGTCACCGACTACTTCTTCCCCGAGAAGACATCGGCAGACAAGGCGTCGCACTGA
- a CDS encoding alpha/beta fold hydrolase, with amino-acid sequence MFRREPSPPPHPLANAPAWFTSALEQTPEHSTIDVDGCSIHVRSWGDPDKPPLVFVHGGGAHSGWWDHIAPFFARTHRVVAPDLSGHGDSGTRTEYALSIWAREVLAAAAASGSSARPTILGHSMGGWVGASAATHYGAQIDSILVIDSPLRDRAPEEVRLRNRRRDTAGYPTEDEIVARFRAVPKQDVTLPYIGHHIAVQSVRKTDDGWVWKFDPDIFGGLLMDETPDDEEILENAFARIPCRIGYLHCEHGVVPPRMADQIRSILQLRGPFVELAEAGHHPMLDQPLPLVATIRTLLEFWSIT; translated from the coding sequence ATGTTCCGCCGTGAACCGTCGCCGCCCCCGCACCCTCTTGCGAACGCCCCGGCCTGGTTCACCTCCGCACTGGAACAGACCCCAGAGCACTCGACCATCGACGTCGACGGCTGCTCCATCCACGTGCGCAGCTGGGGCGACCCGGACAAACCCCCGCTGGTGTTCGTCCACGGCGGTGGAGCGCATTCCGGCTGGTGGGATCACATCGCCCCGTTCTTCGCCCGGACCCACCGGGTCGTCGCACCCGATCTGAGCGGGCACGGCGACAGCGGAACCCGCACCGAATACGCCCTGTCGATCTGGGCCCGCGAAGTCCTCGCGGCCGCCGCAGCCTCCGGATCATCGGCGCGGCCCACGATCCTCGGACACAGCATGGGCGGCTGGGTCGGCGCCTCGGCGGCCACCCACTACGGCGCGCAGATCGACAGCATCCTGGTCATCGATTCGCCGTTGCGGGATCGTGCACCCGAGGAGGTGCGACTGCGCAACCGTCGCCGAGACACCGCCGGATATCCCACCGAAGACGAGATCGTGGCCCGATTCCGGGCAGTGCCCAAGCAGGACGTGACACTGCCCTATATCGGTCACCACATCGCCGTGCAATCCGTGCGCAAGACCGACGACGGGTGGGTGTGGAAGTTCGATCCAGACATCTTCGGTGGTCTGCTGATGGACGAGACTCCCGACGACGAGGAGATCCTGGAGAACGCCTTCGCCCGAATCCCTTGCCGCATTGGGTATTTGCATTGCGAACACGGGGTTGTTCCGCCCCGGATGGCCGACCAGATCCGTTCGATCCTGCAACTTCGTGGCCCGTTCGTCGAGCTCGCCGAGGCCGGCCATCACCCCATGCTCGACCAGCCGCTGCCCCTGGTGGCGACCATCCGCACTCTGCTGGAGTTCTGGTCGATCACTTAG